From the Accumulibacter sp. genome, one window contains:
- a CDS encoding ATP-grasp domain-containing protein, with the protein MRKALILGTGAAQVDAIRHLRDSGWWVVACSYLCEGPGLGLAHEFRQINITDVVGLEDLARSEGVEIVYSVGSDLAMPAVARVAGALGLRCFVSPELADLTQNKVSLRDYLRCRNISPVNYRQLRRPADTAAWDHFPAIVKPADSQGQRGVCRADSMPELLACLEPALAASRSATAIVEELLDGPEVSANVFVVDGGIVVNELSDRLVVADFPGGIPRGHVLPARCASEAALAQARVLAAECVRALGIDNGPVYLQMKMTPNGPRVIEITPRLDGCHIWRLIREARGIDLLAGSFQLLAGEPLQALDGPRRTDHVSLHFFQQPPGGRFARASHRPPATALYSEFYLQDGNPVTPINGHLEKVGYCLLREPACALP; encoded by the coding sequence ATGAGGAAAGCCCTCATCCTCGGCACCGGCGCCGCGCAGGTCGATGCCATCCGCCATCTCAGGGACTCCGGCTGGTGGGTGGTCGCCTGCAGCTACCTGTGCGAGGGCCCGGGGCTGGGGCTCGCGCACGAGTTCCGGCAGATCAACATCACCGACGTCGTGGGGCTCGAGGATCTGGCGCGCAGTGAAGGCGTCGAAATCGTCTATTCGGTGGGCTCCGACCTCGCCATGCCGGCCGTCGCGCGGGTTGCCGGTGCCCTCGGACTGCGGTGCTTCGTCTCGCCCGAGCTTGCCGACCTGACACAGAACAAGGTCAGCCTGCGCGACTACCTGCGCTGCCGCAACATCAGCCCGGTCAACTACCGGCAGCTGCGACGGCCCGCCGACACCGCTGCCTGGGACCACTTCCCGGCGATCGTCAAGCCAGCCGACAGCCAGGGGCAGCGCGGCGTCTGCCGGGCCGACTCGATGCCTGAACTCCTGGCGTGCCTGGAGCCGGCGCTGGCTGCATCGCGCAGCGCCACTGCCATCGTCGAGGAGCTTCTCGACGGCCCCGAGGTCTCGGCCAACGTCTTCGTCGTCGACGGCGGAATCGTCGTCAATGAGCTTTCGGACCGACTGGTGGTCGCCGACTTTCCCGGTGGCATCCCGCGCGGCCACGTGCTGCCGGCGCGGTGCGCCAGCGAGGCGGCACTGGCACAGGCCCGGGTACTCGCCGCAGAGTGCGTCCGCGCGCTGGGAATCGACAACGGCCCGGTCTACCTGCAGATGAAGATGACCCCCAACGGTCCGCGCGTGATCGAGATCACGCCGCGCCTCGACGGCTGCCACATCTGGCGCCTGATCCGCGAGGCGCGCGGCATCGACCTGCTGGCCGGCAGCTTCCAGTTGCTCGCGGGCGAACCATTGCAGGCCCTCGACGGACCACGGCGGACCGACCACGTCAGCCTGCACTTCTTCCAGCAGCCACCCGGCGGGCGCTTCGCGCGCGCCTCCCACCGCCCACCGGCGACGGCGCTCTACAGCGAGTTCTACCTGCAGGACGGCAACCCCGTTACGCCGATCAACGGCCACCTCGAAAAGGTCGGCTACTGCCTGCTGCGGGAACCGGCATGCGCATTGCCCTGA
- a CDS encoding NAD-dependent epimerase/dehydratase family protein, with the protein MRIALTGASGMLGGACLRHLAARGDQVVALGRGDGAAHAPMPPGVARRTTDYSLADLQPLLRDVEAVIHLGALRANAEADRSGCWPYFEANVRSTENLLIAARANRVRSFCLASSIAVYGRDHPRPWRESDVPAPQSPYGISKLACEHLVALHGEQADMRVVALRMAQIIGDDRRRRQGMLLQFIARAHHQQSLPLWGSGAAARDLVYVEDVVSAVVLALDDERAGGIYNIGGERAFSNIEVAQTINEVFGNPAGLVLDATRPDEAGSQFMNCERARRQLGWERQWDLRAALEDLRRQGA; encoded by the coding sequence ATGCGCATTGCCCTGACCGGCGCCAGCGGCATGCTCGGGGGGGCGTGTCTGCGCCACCTCGCTGCCCGCGGCGACCAGGTCGTCGCCCTGGGACGGGGCGACGGGGCAGCGCACGCGCCGATGCCGCCCGGCGTTGCCCGACGCACCACCGACTACAGCCTGGCCGATCTGCAGCCGCTCCTGCGCGACGTCGAAGCCGTGATCCACCTGGGCGCACTGCGCGCCAACGCCGAGGCGGATCGCAGCGGCTGCTGGCCCTACTTCGAGGCCAACGTCCGCAGCACGGAGAATCTGCTCATCGCGGCACGGGCAAACCGCGTCCGCAGCTTCTGCCTCGCCTCATCGATCGCCGTCTACGGGCGCGACCACCCCCGACCCTGGCGCGAAAGCGATGTGCCGGCGCCGCAGAGCCCCTACGGCATCAGCAAGCTGGCCTGCGAGCATCTGGTCGCGCTGCACGGCGAGCAGGCGGACATGCGGGTCGTTGCCCTGCGCATGGCACAGATCATCGGTGACGACCGGCGTCGACGACAGGGCATGTTGCTGCAGTTCATCGCCCGCGCCCACCACCAGCAAAGCCTGCCACTGTGGGGCAGCGGCGCCGCCGCACGCGATCTCGTCTACGTCGAGGATGTGGTCAGCGCCGTCGTGCTGGCGCTCGACGACGAGCGCGCCGGTGGCATCTACAACATCGGTGGCGAACGCGCTTTTTCCAACATCGAGGTGGCGCAGACGATCAACGAGGTCTTCGGCAATCCAGCCGGACTGGTGCTCGACGCGACGCGCCCGGACGAGGCAGGCAGCCAGTTCATGAACTGCGAGCGGGCACGACGACAGCTCGGCTGGGAGAGACAGTGGGACCTGCGGGCAGCGCTCGAGGACCTGCGGCGGCAAGGCGCCTGA
- a CDS encoding glycosyltransferase family 2 protein, whose product MSTTAAAETSGPAMPDASPPSVSVVVPVFGSGANLRELVSRVQAALSPLVCDLEVLLVNDGSGRGSWQLIEALARCEPQVRGLDLMHNYGQHNALLAGITRARNSIIVTMDDDLQHPPEELPKLLAAIAAGNDVAYGKAQRREHSPWRNLASRLTKRAMRLALGAEMAERSSAFRMFRAELKEGFAGFRDPQVSIDVLLSWSADRVACVAVDHHPRRQGRSGYDLGKLLTITLGMLTGYSALPLRLASGLGLLSAALGIGLLLWLLPGMLLADGQTPGLALLAALITLFAGL is encoded by the coding sequence ATGAGCACCACCGCAGCCGCCGAGACGAGCGGCCCAGCCATGCCTGACGCGTCACCACCTTCGGTCTCGGTCGTCGTTCCGGTCTTTGGCAGCGGGGCCAACCTGCGCGAACTCGTCAGCCGGGTACAGGCCGCCCTGTCGCCGCTGGTCTGCGACCTCGAGGTGCTCCTGGTCAACGACGGCAGCGGGCGCGGCAGCTGGCAACTCATCGAGGCGCTGGCGCGCTGCGAACCGCAGGTGCGTGGCCTCGACCTGATGCACAACTACGGGCAGCACAATGCGCTGCTGGCCGGCATCACGCGGGCAAGGAATTCGATCATCGTCACCATGGACGACGACCTGCAACACCCGCCCGAGGAACTGCCGAAACTGCTGGCGGCGATCGCTGCCGGCAACGATGTCGCTTACGGCAAGGCGCAGCGGCGTGAGCATTCGCCGTGGCGCAACCTCGCCTCGCGCCTCACCAAGCGCGCCATGCGGCTCGCGCTTGGTGCAGAGATGGCGGAACGGAGCAGCGCCTTCCGCATGTTCCGCGCCGAACTCAAGGAAGGATTCGCCGGCTTTCGCGATCCGCAGGTGTCGATCGACGTCCTCCTTTCCTGGAGCGCCGACCGGGTGGCCTGCGTCGCCGTCGATCATCATCCGCGGCGGCAGGGGCGCTCGGGGTACGACCTGGGCAAGCTGCTGACGATCACCCTCGGCATGCTCACCGGCTATTCGGCGCTGCCGCTGCGCTTGGCCAGTGGCCTCGGGCTGCTGTCGGCCGCGCTGGGCATCGGGCTGCTCCTCTGGCTGCTACCCGGGATGCTGCTGGCGGACGGCCAGACGCCCGGCCTGGCGTTGCTCGCCGCGCTGATCACGCTCTTCGCCGGGCTGTAA
- a CDS encoding lysylphosphatidylglycerol synthase transmembrane domain-containing protein, giving the protein MSSRRRLLLWLQFGIAAIALAAVAALVDWPAAAGVWAAADLGWLAAAVLLSLTSFVPAALRWKRLLAAVHLQYPLLAAYRTYLVGVFCGLAMPGVIAGDAARILLCSRETRAPLALATSTVVAERALGVAALLSILALGIATVGGSTATGIPRWLPAVGVLFLAALLALPRCLRWLDRSWTDPASARGSGGATLLGRLRATIGALRDIRVTDLLLALALSIGFQLIDIVVVQAIGRALAIDLGLPTLLVTMPLVYLATVLPLSPGGLGVREGTMAFVLAQSGVSAPAAALLALTVFLNRVLVGAVGGLAYLAGGRIRPDDCGDTSSGTAAEAVVGQRNPPGGHNNQTAGRSAD; this is encoded by the coding sequence GTGAGCAGCCGTCGCCGCCTGCTGCTCTGGCTGCAATTCGGCATTGCCGCCATCGCCCTGGCGGCGGTCGCGGCGCTGGTGGACTGGCCAGCAGCCGCCGGCGTCTGGGCAGCTGCCGACCTCGGCTGGCTGGCTGCAGCCGTTCTCCTGTCGCTCACCAGCTTCGTCCCGGCTGCGCTCCGCTGGAAGCGCCTGCTGGCGGCGGTGCACCTGCAGTACCCGCTCCTGGCCGCCTACCGAACCTACCTCGTCGGCGTCTTCTGCGGCTTGGCGATGCCGGGGGTCATCGCCGGCGACGCTGCTCGCATCCTTCTGTGCAGCCGAGAGACGCGCGCACCACTGGCGCTGGCAACCAGCACGGTGGTCGCCGAACGCGCCCTCGGCGTCGCTGCCCTGCTGTCGATCCTCGCTCTCGGCATCGCCACCGTCGGCGGCAGCACCGCCACCGGAATTCCCCGCTGGCTGCCCGCAGTGGGCGTATTGTTCCTCGCCGCGCTCCTCGCCCTGCCCCGCTGCCTGCGCTGGTTGGACCGCAGCTGGACGGACCCGGCGAGCGCACGCGGTTCAGGTGGGGCGACGCTCCTCGGTCGCCTCCGTGCGACCATCGGCGCGCTGCGTGACATCCGGGTCACCGACCTGTTGCTGGCGCTCGCCCTGTCGATTGGATTCCAGTTGATCGACATCGTCGTCGTCCAGGCGATCGGCCGTGCGCTCGCCATTGATCTTGGCCTACCGACCCTGCTCGTGACGATGCCCCTCGTCTACCTGGCGACGGTGCTGCCCCTGTCACCAGGCGGACTCGGTGTCCGTGAGGGAACGATGGCGTTCGTCCTGGCACAGTCTGGGGTCAGTGCCCCAGCAGCCGCCCTCCTGGCACTGACGGTTTTCCTCAATCGCGTCCTCGTCGGCGCTGTCGGTGGCCTCGCCTACCTCGCCGGTGGCCGCATACGGCCGGACGACTGCGGTGACACCTCGTCCGGCACTGCCGCCGAAGCTGTGGTCGGCCAGAGAAATCCGCCGGGCGGGCACAACAATCAGACAGCCGGCCGTTCTGCCGACTGA